From Solanum lycopersicum chromosome 4, SLM_r2.1:
tatacaatttacaaaacattttacttcaaatattgcagagaaaaaggccaatgaattatacaattgcagtgaaacaCAATTTTCTCTAGCGTTATATAACAGAAGTGTATAttttgtgtttctgtttttgtctGCGAAAtagtatagcgaattatacaattgcagcgaaataggccagcgaattatacaatttaggtcagcgaattatacaattgtatatgtatagcgaattatacagttttatgtttgctatggagcgtaattttgcaaactttgctatagcatacaaatatgaattttttgtttgctatatgtgaaagttgccctatatATATGTACttctaataatttctttttaaaaaaacatgtaagatgtattaaaaaaaattaattagttttcgACTTTTCCCACTTTTTTACGGAATgaaacattttttgaaaataatttttattaagtgggaaattgtgttttcttatttatctcCTAAAAGTTTGACCCTATATTATTATTTGCCTAATACTCATATTTTtaactctttatttttaattttattatttttcttctcaatcTTTTGACCTTTAGTCATATACAAATTCATTCCAACACTAAAGAATTTAGCTTTATACATATGAGAAATTTAAGAATCATCAGATACAACCTTAcatgcaaataaaaaaataattcgaaAATTagcttaaaattttttaaaatattaaaattagaatCAAATTTACGATTcaattaaacttatattattaatcCGCCCATTTTGGACGCAAGCTCAACCACCCCCATCAATTTGCTGAAGTCATTTgcaaaataaatgtcataatgAATAGTACTTTAATCTTAAACTACTTGTATTGAATAACATTCTCAGAAAAGAAACCTAATGAATGTATCTAACATTTGTCTTttagtttcatatttttaacTCTTAAAAGAATTTAGTATAAATATGCTGATTActataagaaaattttattattaatctaatttaaccGTTTGTATAGTAGATCTGTCATACCCCATTTTAACCTCGATCAAATTAGAGAACAACATATTAGTATttgcaaaattaattaatttgatgagTTGTTGTCATGGTCGAGAAACTCGAGCCATGACGACATCTATTGTAATCCACTTCTAGATAAGACAACGCGTATCTCAGAATGACAAGTAACAAGCATATCGGGAAGAATCaatataataacattttaaagGAGAAcgcaatattaaaaaaatgacaaaatcataACATATATTCACTGGTCTAATCTCGTGACCTAGTGGACGAAAGTACAAAGATACTATAAGAATACAAGTCCAAAAGTAGACTAAACAAGCACAAACTTGTCTTGAGTACAAAAGATTAGTTAAAACTATATACCGAGCGAGATAAGTCGAACTAGACGTCATCAATACATTCTCTATCTTTTACAATCTCCACAAAAGCTTGAATCACCGTTGTCGGCTGGTGTTAAGGTCAgcatcaagaaaacaaaatgtAGAGTGTATCATAAGTATAAAAGAATAGGTTTCCAGTAAGCATCATACGTCGATCAATCTTGAAAAGTAAATACTATATGAAAAGCGCGGAAATAACGGTGACTAGAGGTcagaaaaacaaaacaataacaTAAAGTCTAAATATAAAGCCCACAAATCTAGATGAACAAAACAGTAAAGTAAAACAACTATCTATAACCTAATTGGACCTCCATAAGCCCAGAAGGTACATTAATGCACAATTGGAAAGTAAATAACCTTAATGGACCCTCATAAGCTCGATGAGATCACATAAGAGCTAAAGATAATACTAGCAAGGATTAGAAGTATTTAAGAACTATAACGTCCGTCCTCAGACTCAAATTGCGGCGAAGGCAACCCAAAGAACCCAATGAAACCACAATGTCTAGACTTAAGCCTGACAGATAGAATTGTACCCGGACTCAAATTGTGGCTTGTGGTAATGTGTTAGGGCTTCACACCAAGGTTGTTAGAACTGCGCCAAGGCCTCAAACTATTGCTAAATTAAAAGAGATGCGGTAGGGCCTCAAAGAGTGGTTATAAGAGATGTGTTAAGGCCTCGAACAATGGCTATTAGACTCTGATTGTGTCCCACTAAGGTTACATAAGGAAATATATGGACGAACAGTTACACGAGTTGAGTTGTCGCATAGCTAAGGATTCATATTATCATTCCCAAGTCTGCTACATCACTCTAGTGAGAGCTAAGTCgtctgaagcgaaggcaggggATTTCTAAAGCCTAATAGCTCCAAATAGCAAGTCTAAGGCTATCACTAGCCTATGCCTAGTCTAAGGCAAAGAACAAGCCATCAATATCACTACAATCAAACAAATAGATACAACAGGGTAAAATACAACATGTAAACTAAGAAGGAATGCTCAATTTCCCAAAAACTATCCAAAAAGGGGCTAAAATCACGTGTTCTATCAACAAAACATGATTCAAGATAGATAAACctcccaatactagctaaataacATGAAAATAGCAACAAAAACTCAATCTAAGATCGGTAAGTCGTATTCTACCTCAAAATTGATCATGCGCGCTCCAAATTAATCACTAAGCAAGAGCTTAACCTTCTGAATTGCCTCCAATTGTGGTCACACTATCAAATGAATGACCACGACATTAATATAGACTTTTTTTGACACCCAAATTACAATAATTGAAGATgaaatttaaaacaaatcaaaattgcATTTTGAGAGATCTTATTCAACCGAGGAGCCTGTGCCCCCAAAAAGGTCACAATCTAAGCCTTAAATCCACCTTAAAAGCTCATACACTAAAACTTCAAGAAATCACCATTAAAGAGATAACAAAGGAGGTTCTGAACGAGAAATTACCTCCAAAAGAAGCCCATaatgccccccccccccccccccaataaTCCTAACTCAAAAACCCAATAGCAATTAGAAACagaaatcagctcaatcggagtTCTAAAGATCAAGAAATCAagcttttataattgattttatattacAAAAGTTTCAGCTAATCTTTTTTAACATATATAGAACAAAGTAAGTGGCACGAAagtcattataaaaaaaactatatataataaatttatgtgGAACGAATTTAAAAGGGACATGATAAAACGAggtcaaataaattgaaaataaattattttactacATGAGATAGGCAGGGCAAGGTTAGGTGGATCGAAACATTTGTAGCTCTTAACGAATTTAACACGCCTCACCTCGCCCCGCATCTTTGCCATCCCTGCTTTCGAGGGGGCTTAAGTATCAAATCTAGGATATGTAAGGACCATAATATGAGTAACAAAAAGTACAAATCTAATCCACTCCCCCGCTTcacttttttttcctcttcacTCACTGAACAACTATGAGCGCCGGTCTCCTCTTGCCGCTTCCGGTGAAGCTTTCAACCTTCTCCACTGCACCTTCTTCACTTTCTACACCGACCCTTTTCACCGTTTCATTCGCTAAGACAATTTCCAACAACCTCATTTTTGTTAAACAAAGTTTGAGCTCAAAAagaccggatttcagggtgttCGCGGATGACGGAGATGCTGACGGTGGAGGTACAGATGAATATGACATGGACGAAGATGAAGTGGAAGAAGCAGACAACAAGAAGGACTTTGATGTTGACTATGATACCCTCTTAGGTGGTGGTAGTGCTATATCTTTAGCTGTTGCTAGGGGTGATGATGACATTGCGATGGTGAATAGCAGTAGCTTTGTGTTTACTCAAGGATGGGATTCGGAGAAAATTGTGGATTATAGGATTAAGGAGGAGGAGTTTCATAAAATTTGCCTTTTCGATTGTGATTTCTTCATTCGTAAACCTCCTGATCCTGATGACGATGTTTATGATTTTCGTGAGGTTAAATTCTGAGTCTCtgtctcttttcttttttttttctgctgGGAGCATTAGTATGTTTGCAGTAGAATCTGCACATTGGAATTTGCATATATGGTTTCTTTTTATGGATAAAATATCTTCATTTTAGCGTTTTGCCTAGTGTTATATGTAATGTTGTTCGGAATGCATATTGATGTAAACACTTTGTTGATTTCTGTCTTGATAAAATGGTTAACATGGTTGTCCAAAAGGGATGACCTAGAGGCTGAGTCAGGGGAATAATGTACTGTTGATCACTATCGGAATAATAGCTTTCAAACTTGGTGCCAATCTGCTTCAACCTATGAGCATAATAACATTGGCAAAACCTGTGATTGTGGACTGGACACGCTGTTGGGTGGATTACACCTCAGAtgtgttttttaaaaagaaatagggATTTGTCCTTCCATGTTACATGGACTCAAATATGGGTGTGTATTTGGTATGCCAATTGATATATATCCTGGTGAGATTGTCAATTTGATAAAGTTTATGGAGTATTTGAAGGACTGCACCTAGTACTACCGCACCCGTGTGTATGTTCAACATGGGTAGGTCGGCATATGAAAAGAACATTAGACCAAAGTTTGGGGTGTAGGAGAATTCAGATAGTGAAATTTGAATGTTAATTACCGTTTTAACAATGTATGTGCTAGCTAATGAAGTATCATTTCTATTCGGTATGCAGATGTATGTTACACCTCCAGATACTGATATATATGCCATTCCCAGAGTTCTTGCACCAATGCCTCAGAAggtttatatatttatgattgTACATGTTGAATTCTGTATGACTTACTTTTGAGTACTTATGATTCAACTTACAATAGATATACTGGGTTTAAGTAACTTCTTGATCAGCAATATGTTTTTTCATGTAGTATATCAGGTGTGCGATGAGTGATTATGGGTGCTACAATGTGACAGAGCCTCCCATTGATGCACCTAGAGATCCCATGTATAAATCTGAGAGGGAAATTATGAAGGTATTGATGTCTTCTGGTTCAACTGATTAGACATTTGTTCTGTCATATGCTGTATATGCAGTTTATTTTGCTAAAGGTATGAAGCTTGTGAAGTAGTATTAGTTGTTATGTAAAATGCAAGCTGGACTACGAGATGAGCTTTCATTgagacataaaaaaatatgaaaggaaAAAGTTCAAGGAACAACACTTTTAGTATTCTTGTTTTtgtatcttcttttctttatttttgcttTCAGGCAAATCTTCCTCCTTAATCCTTGTTCTTGATTTGTTTTTGGAGGGAGGTCGTAAACTTTATTACCCATTTTTGGTGATCATTTTGGATTTTTTGTTGCTTAGGTCTTATATATTGATCTCTTGTACTCCATCCATGTATCCTGAAAAATGTTCATCAAAATTCTTATGCTTGTATCACACAACTATGATGTTCAAGTAGTTAATCCAGACATCTCCTCTGGACTGGTATGAAGGCTATGTTAGGAAGGTAAGAATGTTTAATCTTGCATTCTATGGGTCGTATGATCAGCATGTTTCTGTTGCAGGTATTCTTGACAAAGCACTACAGGAATCGCAGGGCAGGTGATCCAGAATTTGCTCTTGATTTCGAAGAAATATACGTTATTGATTCTAAAACCAAATCAATTACAAGAGCCAAAGTAGTGGTAAGGAATCATTACAAATTTGATTGAACACCTTTTCTTCTAGATTAGCTAATTTTTTATTGATCAAAAGTAACTTGGCTGATAAAGCGATCATCTTTTATTTCGCGGACATagcttttttattttcatagctGAATTTGCTGCCTGTGTAATTGGAGTTCCAAAAATTGGATTGTTAATTCTTTGAAGAGATGTTTAACAATTTACACCGCTCAACAATCAATTCTGACTAAATTATACGGTGCAAAGGAATACAGAAATTTGGGGAAATGGTTGTTTTGTTCAAGGGAAAGGGTGCAGGGTTCAGGAGGAGTTTGCATGGAAGAGGGTAAGAGGCAAAGGGGGAAAACTAATGGAtttaagtttaaatttatttctttgttcTATGGAAGAGAGGAAGTGGTAAGGTTGCAATTGCTGCCTTGCACTGATAAGTGGTAATTGTTTTGTTTGCAATAGAGCCGGAGTGAATTGTCATATAACAGACCCAAAAGAGCCAATTCCACTTTGCTGATGATGCCAAAGGATTTCATTTTTATACTGAAAAGGGAAGGAgtatacaacaacaacaacaatatatccAGTGTAATCctacaagtggggtctggggaaGGGTTTAGTGTACACAAACCTTATCCCCCTACCTTGTAGGTAGTCGGCTCAAGGAAATAATTTCAAAGCTAATcgaaaaaagaaataacatgAGTGAAGGTCATGGGAAAATACTATAAGAAGTATGTCAAAgcattttgaaa
This genomic window contains:
- the LOC101249346 gene encoding PLASTID TRANSCRIPTIONALLY ACTIVE protein 6, chloroplastic isoform X2, with the translated sequence MSAGLLLPLPVKLSTFSTAPSSLSTPTLFTVSFAKTISNNLIFVKQSLSSKRPDFRVFADDGDADGGGTDEYDMDEDEVEEADNKKDFDVDYDTLLGGGSAISLAVARGDDDIAMVNSSSFVFTQGWDSEKIVDYRIKEEEFHKICLFDCDFFIRKPPDPDDDVYDFREYIRCAMSDYGCYNVTEPPIDAPRDPMYKSEREIMKVFLTKHYRNRRAGDPEFALDFEEIYVIDSKTKSITRAKVVVTVPGGKSRDRKNDLLVIRDNGNSFKIIPSEERDDFTTVIEKEEWKKTRQDMERHLSKLRDFSVSNWF
- the LOC101249346 gene encoding PLASTID TRANSCRIPTIONALLY ACTIVE protein 6, chloroplastic isoform X1, with product MSAGLLLPLPVKLSTFSTAPSSLSTPTLFTVSFAKTISNNLIFVKQSLSSKRPDFRVFADDGDADGGGTDEYDMDEDEVEEADNKKDFDVDYDTLLGGGSAISLAVARGDDDIAMVNSSSFVFTQGWDSEKIVDYRIKEEEFHKICLFDCDFFIRKPPDPDDDVYDFREMYVTPPDTDIYAIPRVLAPMPQKYIRCAMSDYGCYNVTEPPIDAPRDPMYKSEREIMKVFLTKHYRNRRAGDPEFALDFEEIYVIDSKTKSITRAKVVVTVPGGKSRDRKNDLLVIRDNGNSFKIIPSEERDDFTTVIEKEEWKKTRQDMERHLSKLRDFSVSNWF